The region GGAAGTCTCTCTTTCTGGTACTCACAAAGTCTTTAGACCGCGAGACGATTCCCGTGCACCGGTTGGTGCTGACGGCGAGTGACGGGGGCCGGCCGTCTCTGACAGGGACAATGGAGCTGCTGATCTCGGTGCTGGATGCGAACGACAACGCGCCCCAGTTCAACCAGTCCGTGTATAAAGTGCAGCTGCCGGAGAACGCTACAGAGGGGACGCTTGTAGCGCGTGTGAATGCCACGGATCCAGACGAAGGAAGCAATAAGGAGTTTTCTTACAGCATTTTGAGTTCGATTCCTATCGGTAACAAAGAACTCTTTACCATTGACGCCAAGATGGGCGAGATCAGACTGACAGGTGCTTTGGACTTCGAAGACGTTCGTTTACATGAACTGCAGATCGAAGCGACAGACAAGGGGACACCTCCGCTTTCAGGCCATTGCAGCGTAGAACTGGAGGTGGTGGACGTGAACGACAACGCGCCGGAGGTGTGGGTGACGTCGCTGTCGGTGCCGGTGTCGGAGGACGCGTCGGTGGGGACGGTGGTGGCCGTGCTGAGCGTGTCGGACCGGGACTCGGGGGCGAACGGTCGCGTGCGGTGCTGGGTGTGGCCGGCGTCGCCGTTCGGTCTGGAGGCGACGTTCGCGGGCTCGTACTCGCTGGTGCTGCGCGAGGCGCTGGACCGGGAGCGGGTGTCGGAGTACGAGCTGGAGGTGCGTGCGGAGGACGGCGGGGCGCCGGCGCTGCGCGCCAGCCGCGGGCTGCGGGTGCCGGTGTCGGACGTGAACGACAACGCGCCGGCGTTCGCGCAGGCCGTGTACACGGTGCTGGCGCGGGAGAACAacgcggcgggcgcggagctgGCGCGGCTGTGGGCGCGGGACCCGGACGAGGCGGGCAACGGGCGCGTCAGCTACTCGGTGTGGGagggcggcgcggccggcggcggggccgcgctgccgccgTCGTCGTCGTCGTGGTCGGGGCCCGGCTGGCGCCCGGCGTCGAGCTACGTGTCGGTGGACGCGGAGAGCGGGCTGCTGTGGGCGCTGCAGCCCTTGGACTacgaggagctgcaggtgctgcagttcGAGGTGCGCGCGGTGGACGCGGGCGAGCCGCCGCTGTGCGGCAACGCCACGGTGCAGCTCTTCGTGCTGGACGAGAACGACAACGCGCCGGCGCTGCTGCCGCCTGCGGGCTCGGCGCCGGAGGCGGGCCCCGTGCcggccgaggcggcggcggcggcgggctcGGGCACGCTGTGGGCGTGGGCGGCGTGGGGGGCGCCGGCGGGGCAGGTGGTGGCCAAGATCCGCGCCGTGGACGCCGACTCGGGCTACAACGCGTGGCTGCGCTACGAGCTGTGGGAGCCGAGGGCCAAGGGCCCCTTCCGCGTCGGCCTCTACAGCGGCGAGGTGAGCACGGCGAGGGCGCTGGACGAGGCGGACGGCCCTCGCCACACGCTGCTCATCGTCGTGCGCGACCACGGCCAGCCGGCGCGCTCGGCCACGGCCACGCTCAGCGTGTCGCTGCTCGAGGCGGCCGAGGCGGCGCTGGCCGCGGCCGCGGCATCCTCCTCGTCGGCGGCTTCGGCCTCGTCGTCGTCGCGGGCGGCGGTGGGCGCGGAGCTGGCGCCCGGTGCGGCCAGCGCGGCCACCAACGTGTGGCTGGTGGTGGCCATCTGCGCCGTGtccagcctcttcctgctggCCCTGGTGCTCTACGCGGCGTCGCGCTGGGCGCCGCGGGCGGCCGTGCTCTCGGCGCCCGGGCCCACCACGCTGGTGTGCGCCAGCGAAGTGGGCAGCTGGTCCTACTCGCAGCGCCACAGCCGCAGCCTGTGCGTGGCGGACGGCGCGGCCAAGAGCGACCTCATGGTTTTCAGCCCCAACttccctccgccgccgcccggccccgccgccaaGGACACGCAGCCGGAGCCCTCCGCTCTCCTCCACACGGTCAGTGGCTCTCCCTTTCTCGCTCTGCCCCTTCTCACCCGTCCCCTGTACAGTTCCTGCCGTGAGCCGGGCTCCGCTCTCGCGGCGCGGGGCTCTCAATGTGTAATTGTCGTGTACTGTCTGACTGCTGGTTGCATTATCCGGCTTCTTCATGGTTTGTAATGTGTTACATCGCAGCAGGTTTTTTATGCCACTGTggtcttctctcttcctcttacTGTGTTAAGGAAAGGAGCTCTGCGAAATACTTAAAtcttgctgctctctgtgcaaGGTCCAATGAAATACTTCTTTGTGTTGCGGCTTCTTGTGAGTCTTGCTTTTTTGATGGCACTGAGAATTTTGTTCATATATATGTCACTTTCTTCTCTATTCATTAATTTTAGAACCTTAAGTGGCTGTTTCAGGATGTGTCGCAGTCATTCTTAAAGCCTCCGCTTTTTCTTGTCTGCTCAGGTTTTTAGTCGCctacagtaaaaatattttgccattttcctACTTAGGTCTACAGAGTCATCAGCTCTTTCTGCAGTTCTTTTCGGCAAACTTGTGTGTGAACTCTGCTCCATGGGGTGATATCTCCTGTAATCTTTGATACATCACTGTTCGTGACTTTCTGATATTCCCTCATGAGTTATTAAATGGAACAAGTCCTTATAAAGATCTCCGCCCGACTGCGGTGTTCACCTTATCTTGCTGGTTTATCAGGTCTGGTTTTCTTCCATCTGTCGAGTTAATCACAACTCGAAGTGCCTCTTTCAATCTTTCATTTTGAATGGACTATCTTCCCTTGCCCACATTTCCCTGTCTTACAGGTGGGG is a window of Hirundo rustica isolate bHirRus1 chromosome 14, bHirRus1.pri.v3, whole genome shotgun sequence DNA encoding:
- the LOC120759382 gene encoding protocadherin alpha-2-like, with product MGERRCAAVRVLVLQAAWALAGGQVRYSVPEEAEAGTVVGRLAQDLGLEAGEAEARRLRLVAQGRRASVELSGASGALLLSSRLDREQLCAKSAPCALRLEVLLERPLRVFHVELEVTDINDNAPVFPAQRKNLSIAESSVPGSRFPLEGASDADIGANAQLSYTLSPSEHFTLDVKSSDENRKSLFLVLTKSLDRETIPVHRLVLTASDGGRPSLTGTMELLISVLDANDNAPQFNQSVYKVQLPENATEGTLVARVNATDPDEGSNKEFSYSILSSIPIGNKELFTIDAKMGEIRLTGALDFEDVRLHELQIEATDKGTPPLSGHCSVELEVVDVNDNAPEVWVTSLSVPVSEDASVGTVVAVLSVSDRDSGANGRVRCWVWPASPFGLEATFAGSYSLVLREALDRERVSEYELEVRAEDGGAPALRASRGLRVPVSDVNDNAPAFAQAVYTVLARENNAAGAELARLWARDPDEAGNGRVSYSVWEGGAAGGGAALPPSSSSWSGPGWRPASSYVSVDAESGLLWALQPLDYEELQVLQFEVRAVDAGEPPLCGNATVQLFVLDENDNAPALLPPAGSAPEAGPVPAEAAAAAGSGTLWAWAAWGAPAGQVVAKIRAVDADSGYNAWLRYELWEPRAKGPFRVGLYSGEVSTARALDEADGPRHTLLIVVRDHGQPARSATATLSVSLLEAAEAALAAAAASSSSAASASSSSRAAVGAELAPGAASAATNVWLVVAICAVSSLFLLALVLYAASRWAPRAAVLSAPGPTTLVCASEVGSWSYSQRHSRSLCVADGAAKSDLMVFSPNFPPPPPGPAAKDTQPEPSALLHTVFSRLQ